The proteins below are encoded in one region of Canis lupus familiaris isolate Mischka breed German Shepherd chromosome 21, alternate assembly UU_Cfam_GSD_1.0, whole genome shotgun sequence:
- the NDUFC2 gene encoding NADH dehydrogenase [ubiquinone] 1 subunit C2, translated as MMSGRPGRVPLQLLPDEARSLPPPKLTDPRLAYMGFLGYCSGLLDNAIRRRPVLSAGLHRQLLYVTSFVFIGYYLLRRQDCMYALRDHDMFAYIKSHPEDFPEKDKKTYAELLEEFHPVR; from the exons ATGATGAGCGGACGGCCGGGCCGAGTGCCCTTGCAGCTCCTGCCGGATGAGGCGCGCAGCCTCCCCCCGCCCAAGCTGACCGACCCGCGGCTCGCCTACATGGGCTTCTTGGGCTACTGCTCCGGCTTGCTCGATAACGCCATCCGGAGGAGGCCGGTGCTGTCCGCCG GTTTGCATCGCCAGCTTCTGTATGTTACTTCCTTTGTCTTTATTGGATATTATCTTTTAAGACGTCAAGACTGTATGTATGCCCTGAGGGACCATGATATGTTTGCCTATATAAAATCACATCCAGAGGATTTTCCTGAAAAag ataagaaaacttaTGCTGAACTTCTTGAAGAATTCCATCCAGTGCGTTGA
- the THRSP gene encoding thyroid hormone-inducible hepatic protein has translation MQRQVKRYPKNCLLTVMDRYSAVVRNMEQVVMIPSLLRDMQLNVNGHQAKDEAPNLYNYFTMLKAIRVDVDHGLLPREEWWSKVAGGRAHEAEAEAAETEDEEEGFLGQLDLEAQFHLHFSSLHHILTHLTLKAEEVTRKYQEIMEQAM, from the coding sequence ATGCAGAGGCAAGTCAAGCGCTACCCCAAGAACTGCCTGCTGACTGTCATGGATCGCTACTCGGCTGTGGTGCGCAACATGGAGCAGGTGGTGATGATCCCCAGCCTCCTGCGAGACATGCAGCTGAATGTGAACGGGCACCAGGCTAAGGATGAGGCCCCCAATCTCTACAACTACTTTACCATGCTCAAGGCCATCCGCGTGGATGTGGACCATGGGCTGTTACCCCGAGAGGAGTGGTGGTCCaaggtggcaggtggcagagcCCATGAGGCTGAGGCTGAAGCTGCAGAgacagaggatgaggaggaggggtTCTTGGGGCAGCTGGACCTAGAAGCCCAGTTCCACCTTCACTTTTCCAGCCTTCATCACATCCTCACCCACCTTACCCTGAAAGCTGAGGAGGTGACAAGGAAATACCAGGAGATAATGGAACAGGCCATGTAG